In the genome of Streptomyces sp. NBC_00259, the window CATCACGCGGCTCTCGCGGCCCTGCATCCGGTCGGACGCATGGGCGAGGTGAGCGACATCGTGGACGCGGTGGTCTACCTCGAGAACGCCCCGTTCGTCACGGGCGAGATCCTCCACGTCGACGGCGGCCAGAGCGCCGGGTCCTGAGCACGGACGGCCCCGTCGGGGCGCGGGCCTCGATGCGGGGGCACGCCCCGCGCCCCTGCCGGCCGCGGCCGCCCCTGAACCGACTGCCGGTGGTCCGCCCGTCACCGAGGCGAACCGATCGGCACCAGCCCACTCAGGGACCGTTCGGAGCGAGCCAGTGTCCCGTTCCGGATCCGGCCCTTCATCCGTCTCACGAGGAAGGCACTCCATGGCTTCACCACTCGACGCGCTCGGCGTGGACAACCCGGTTCTGGCCGCGCCGATGGCCGGTGGCCCCAGCACCCCCGCCCTGGTCGCGGCAGCCGCCGGCGCGAGCGGACTGGGGTTCCTGGCCGGCGGATACAAGACCCCCGACGCGCTGGCCGAGCAGATCACCGAGGTCCGCGACCAGGGCGTCACCTTCGGGGTCAACCTCTTCGCGCCGAACCCCCTGCCGGTCGATCCGGGGGCCTTCCGGCGCTATGCCGCCACGATCGCACCCGAGGCCCGGGCCTACGGACTGGACGCCCGGGCAGCGGGAATCGTCGAGGACGACGACCACTGGACGGACAAGATCGACTTGCTGCTGGCCGAACCCGTACCGGTCGTCAGCTTCACCTTCGGTATCCCGGACGCAGCCGTCATCGCCGCGTTGCGCGCCGCCGGAACGCTGGTCGTCCTGACCGTCACTTCGCCGGCAGAGGCGCGCCTGGCCGCGGGCGCGGGAGCCGATGCGCTGGCCGTACAGGCGTCGGCCGCGGGAGGGCACTCCGGCACGCTCACCCCGCAGCATGTCCCGGCCCCTGTTCCACTGACCGATCTGTTGCGGCGGATCCGGGAGACGGTGTCGCTGCCGCTCTTCGCGGCGGGTGGACTGGCCACCCCGGCCGGCGTGGCCGGGGCACTGCGCGCCGGCGCCGAGGCGGTGATGGTCGGCACGGTCCTGCTGCGGGCGGACGAAGCCGGTACGTCACGTCCGCACAGGGCGGCCCTGGCCGATCCGACGCGCCACCGGACCGTGGTGACCAGGGCGTTCACCGGCAGGCCCGCACGGGCCCTGTCCAACCGGTTCACCGACCACTACGGTGGGCTCGCGCCTTCCGGCTATCCCGCCCTGCACCATCTGACCAGGCCGATCCGCCAGGCCGCTGCCTCGGCCGGCGACGCCGAGCGGATCAATCTGTGGGCCGGGACGGGGTATCGCCACGCCATCGCGGAACCGGCAGCCCGGATCCTGCGGAGGCTGGCCTCCCACGTCTGAGCCCTCGGCGCCCGGCGCACGCCGGGCGTCCTCGCCCCATGCCCCGGGCCCCGGGTCGGCACGACTGCGGTTCTGCACGGCTACGGGACTGCATGACTACGGGACTCGCGCCTGCCGACCCGCTCCACCCACCGGCGCGGCTACCCGGCGACCCGCCGGCAGCTGACCGAGGCTCAAGCCTCGGCCGCCACCTCCTGCGGCGTCCGGGCGCCCAGCAGGGCCAGGCAGTTCGCCCAGAGCACGCTCAGCTGGGAGGTGTTGTTGTAGAGCTTCGCGAACAGCACCTGCCCTTCGAGTTGCGCGACGACCGATCGTGCGGCCTCACGAGGGTCGGCGACGGCGACCTCTCCGCGCTCACGCGCCTCGGCGACGACCGACTCCACCATGCCGACCTGGGCGTCGAAGATCTCCTGCAGGCGTTCTCGGATCGCTTCGGTCTGATTGCTCAGCTCCAGCGTCAGGTTCCCGAACAGGCAACCGGAGACGGTGCCACAGCTCTGCTGCCCCGCACGCTGACTCGCCTCCGTCTCCTCGAAGAGCTGCCGCAGCCGCTCGAGAGGAGCGGCGTCGCCACCGAGGACTCGGGTCCATTCGCGCCGCTGACCGACCCAGTGCTCGTCGAGCACGGTCAGTGCCAGGGCCTCCTTGGACTCGAAGAAGTAGTAGAAGCTCCCCTTGGGCACCCCGGCCGTCTTGCAGATCTCGGCCACGCCCAGCGCCGAGTAACCACGCAGCTCGATGAGCGATTGCGCGGCACTGATGATCTTCTCCCTGGCGTCACTGGTCCGTCCCATGGTGGCAAGTATACGACCGATCGACTAGTCTGTACTAGACCGGTCGGCTAGCGATTCCCGGGGCACTCGCCCGCGATGGCCGACCGTCCTCGCGGACCGGGAGCCACCGCCCACACGCACAGATGAGAGCTGATGCAATGAGCCATCCCATGCATGAAGTCCTGCGGCGCTGGAAGGCCGCTTTCGACGGCCATCAGCCCGACTCCATGGCCGGCCTGTTCACCCCGGACGCCCTCTTCCAGGGCTTCGGACCCACCGTCCTCACAGGCCCGGACGCCGTGCGGGGCTACTACGAAGCCGTCCCGGCCGGCCGGAGGGCGGACGTGACGGTCCTGCACACGTACACGGTCGGCGAGCAGGTCGCGGGAGGCTTCGCGGCCGTCACGTTCGGCGACGCGCACGGCTGGGAGGCCCGTGTGCACCTGTCGCTGGTACTCCGCCGCGACGACGGCGACTGGCGGATCCGTCAGTACCACGTGTCCCGGGTGGACACCGAGCACTCGGACCTGTCTAGGTGATCATCCGATAGGGCGCCACGATGGTACTTTGACCGCAATCGTGGGAGGGGCGGGCGACGTAAGTGGACAGTGACCTGCGGCGTGCGGCTGTGGTGGCGCTGGCCGAACTCGGGCGGAGCGATGACTTTCGCGACCGGGCGGATGCTGGTCACAGCCTGGCGGCGTTTGCCGAGATGCAGGAGGCTGGGGAGCCGTTGCTGGGGCTTGTGCTCGACCCTCGTGACACCTTCGTCACCCGGCGGACCGCGGAGGGCTTGCTCCAGCGAAAGGACAGGGCCGGACTGACGATAGTCGCGTCCGCACTGGCAGTCGCCAACGACAATCACGCCGATTGGATCCACACCGCGATCATCGATGTCTTCGGCATCTTCTCGGACGACCTGGACGAGGCGCTACGGCAGTGTGAGGAGATGTCGGGCGACACCGACGGTCGTGTCGCCCGGGGGCCCGTCGGCTGCACGAGAGCCTCGCAAAGATCGATCCCGTTCTTCGCCCCGCATAGCGGGGTTCGGAGCGTCTGCCACTCGGTTTCGCCCTGATGTTCTGGGACTTCGGCCCCTTTTGACGCGGGGTCGGCGGCGGGTCGGTGCGGGCGCCGGCCGCGCTGCACCCCGGTCCGCACCCGGTGCAGAATCCCGTCGATCACCTGCGGTGATCCCGCAACCTGCCACATCGGCCGTACGGGGCGATCGTCGCCATCATTCGTATGCATTCCTCGTCGGGGCGGCGGTGCCCCCGCGCGGTCGGGCAGGCAGGGCCCGCCGGTCGGCAGCCCGTCCGCAGTCGGTTGGTCAGCAGCCGATCAGCAGTCGGCCGGTCGGCCCTCAGGACACGGGCTGCGGCACGGCACTCAGGGGATCGTCCAGGACCGGCTGCCAGGCCAACTCCGCCGCGCCCACCAGGCTGTTGTGGTCGAGCGTGCACGGCAGGATCGGCACGCTGCCGCTGCGGCCCCACAGGCTGCGGTCGGCGACGACCGCGCGGAGGCGTTCCGGGTCGGCGTCGAGGAGTTCGCGATGGAGGCCGCCGAGGATGATGCGGTCCGGGTTGAGGATGTTCACGAGACCGGCGAGGCCGAGGCCGAGACGGTCGATGAGTTCTTCGGCAGCCGCACGCACCGACGGGTCGCCGTACTCCGTGCCGAGCAGGTCCCGGGACTGCTGGAGCAGGGAGACCTCGGGACCCGGGTCGCGGCCGGCGGCCGTGAGGAAGGCGAGCGGGTCGGCCTCGACGTCGAGGCAGCCGCGACTGCCGCAGTGACAGGGGCGGCCCTCGGGGTTGACAGTGAGGTGGCCGACCTCCAGAGCGAGGCCGGAACTGCCGGTGTGCAGACGGCCGTCGAGGACGAGCGCGCCGCCGACACCACGATGGCCGGTGGCCACGCAGAGCAGGTGCTGGGCCCCGCGACCGGCACCGTGCCGGTGCTCGGCGAGGGCGGCGAGATTGACGTCGTTGCCGGTGAAGGCCGGTCCCATGACTCCGGCCGCACGGACGCGTTCGGCGAAGATGTCGCGGACGGGGGCACCGGCGGGCCAGGCGAGATGGAGGGGATTCAGCGCGGTTCCCTCGGGCTCGGCCACGGCGGAGGGGACGGCGAGCCCGGCGCCCACACATCGTCGGCCGGTGGCGCGCAGCAGTGCCGCGCCTGCGTCGACGACCTCGCCCAGCACCTGTGCCGGGTCGGCGGAGACCGTGACACAGCCGGGTGCGGTCGCGACGATGGTGCCGCCGAGGCCGACCAGTGCGGCCCGGAATCCGTCGGCGTGCACCTGGGCGGCGAGCGCGACGGGGCCCGCGTCGTCGACGGCGAGGCGGTGCGAGGGACGCCCCTGGGAGCCGGCGGCCGCGCCGGGTCTGGAGTCGACCCGGATGAGGCCGAGCGCTTCGAGTTCGGCGGCGACGGCACCGGCGGTGGCGCGGGTGACGCCCAGTTCGGCGGTCAGGACGGCCCGGGTGGGCGCGCGGCCCGTGTGGACCAGTTCCAACGCGGGCCCGAGTGCGCTGCGGCCTCTCTCCAGCTTCGTCCGGGTGCTCGTCACCTTGCCGTTCATGGGCGAAGTCTCCCATGATCCCGCAGGTCCGGTGGGCGAACCGGTGGCCGGTGGCCGGTTCCCTCACGGCCTCCCTCTCGTCCGTCCGGACATCGCGCCTCGCCCGGACTTCACGACGCTCGACGAGGCGGGACGGCTCGCGCTCCTCCAGGAGCCGGTGGTGGGGCCCGTACACCGGAGCCGCGGTTGTGCGGGAGCCGCGCCGGGCCCTATCCTGACTTTGTGCCGCTACTAAACAAACCCGACACCGCTCACTCCCTCACCCGCCTTCGCGCCGCGCTCACGGTCTTCTTCGCCCTCGACGGCTTCCTCTTCGCCGGCTGGGTCGTCCGTATCCCCGCCATCAAGCAGCAGACCGGTGCCTCCGCGAGCGATCTGGGGCTCGCGCTCCTCGGTGTGTCGGCCGGGGCCGTGGTGACGATGACGCTGACGGGGCGGCTGTGCCGGCGCTTCGGGAGCCATCCGCTGACCGTCGCGGCCGCGGTCCTGCTGTGTCTGAGCATCGCGCTGCCCGCCCAGACGCATTCGTCGCTCACCCTGGGTCTGGTGCTGCTGGTGTTCGGCGCCGCGTACGGCGGCATCAACGTGGCCATGAACAGCGCCGCCGTCGATCTGGTCGCGGCCTTGCGACGGCCCGTGATGCCCAGTTTCCACGCCGCCTTCAGCCTGGGCGGCATGATCGGCGCGGGGCTCGGCGGGCTGGTGGCCGCGGGCCTGTCGCCTGCCGCGCACCTGTTCGCCCTCACGGGCATCGGGCTGCTGGTCACCGCCGCGGCCGGTCCTGTGCTGCTGCGTCACCCCTCCCCCGCGGCCCCCGGACGGTCGGCCTCGACGGCGGACGCTCCGGCGGCCGGCCCGGCCCGCCTCTCCGGCCGTACGCGCCGCCTCGTCGCGCTCTTCGGTGTCATCGCCCTGTGCACGGCGTACGGAGAAGGCGCGCTGGCCGACTGGGGCGCGCTGCATCTGGAGCAGGACCTCGGCGCGCACGCGGGTGTCGCGGCCGCCGGATACTCCCTGTTCGCGCTGGCCATGACGGCGGGACGGCTTTCCGGTACCACCCTGCTGGAGCGGCTCGGCCAGACCCGGACGCTGGTCGCGGGCGGTGCGACCGCCGCCGTGGGCATGCTGCTCGGTGCGCTGGCACCGACCGTGTGGCTCGCACTGCTCGGCTTCGCCGTGACGGGGCTCGGGCTGGCGAACATCTTCCCGGTGGCGGTGGCACGCGCCGGCGCACTGGCGGGTCCCAGCGGGGTGGCGGCGGCCTCCACGCTCGGCTACGGCGGCATGCTCCTCGGCCCGCCCGCGATCGGGTTCCTCGCCGACTGGTTCTCGCTGCCCGTGGCCTTGACCACGGTGGCGATGCTCGCCGCCGCGGCCGCGCTGATCGGGTACGCGGCCCGGAAGGCACCGGCCGGTCCGGCCGCACCGGCCGGAACCGGACAGGCGCCGATCCAGCAGTCTCAGGCCGAGCGGGACCGTTCCGGACAGGCACACCGCCGGGAGCACGCGCACTGACCGTACGCCCCCGACCGCCGACCCCTTCCCGGCGTACTGAGTACGGGCGGCCTGAGTAGCCGTACTCAGGCACAGCGCTTCCCTGGCGCGCACCATGGACGCATCGACCTCAGGGGGCATCCGCCATGACATCCCGCATGACATCCCGGTTCTCGAACTCCCGGTTCATGAACTCCCGGTTCATGAGCTCCCGGCGTCGCCTGCCGGGCCTTGTCCGGCTGACCTTCGCCCATCCCGCGTCGCGCGCCTATCTCGCCGTCGTCGTCGCCACGGCGGTGTTCGTCGCCGTGGACAGCCTGTTCGTGCGTCACGAGGACGCCTCGCTCGCCGGTGTCTGGCTGTTCCTGCTCGCCGCACCGACGGTGTTCGTCTTCCTCATGGCGGGCTCGCTGTTCGGGGACGCAGTCATCGGCTCGGTCTGGTTCCTCTACCCCGCACTGGTCCTCTCGGTGCTGATCCAGTCCCTCGCCCTCGGCCTGTTCGTACGACTGCTGCGCGGCGGCCGGCACTCCGCCCACCCTCAAGGCGCCTGACGCCTGACACCGACATCCGGCACTTGGCAGAATGCCCGGCATGGAGACCGCCGAGCTGATCAAGTCCCTCGTCCGGGAGGGCCAGTTGCTGGCCGGTGCCGCCGACGAGGCGGGCCCCGACCTCGCGGTGCCGACGTGCCCGGGCTGGCGGGTCAGGGACCTGCTGCGGCACACCGGCATGGTCCATCGCTGGGCGACCGCGTTCGTGGCCGAGGGACACACGGAGTACCGTCCGGACTCGGGCGAGCCCGACCTGGACGGGGACGAGTTGCTTGAGTGGTTCCGGGAAGGACACGGCCTGCTGGTCGCGGCGCTCGCCGAGGCCCCGGACGATCTGAAGTGCTGGAGTTTCCTTCCGGCGCCCTCGCCGCTTGCGTTCTGGGCGCGACGCCAGGCCCATGAGACCGCTGTGCACCGGGTGGACGCCGAGTCGGCGCTCGGCGAGCCCGGTCCCGTGGCGGCTCGCTTCGCGGCCGACGGTGTCGACGAACTGCTGTGCGCGTTCCACGCCCGCCGGAACAGCCGGGTGCGGACGGCCGTGCCGCGGGTCCTGCGGGTGCGGGCCACGGACACGGACGACGTCTGGACCGTGCGGCTGTCGGAGGAGCCCGCGCGAGCCGACCGTACGGGAGAAGGGCTCGCGGATTGCGAGCTGAGTGGGCCCGCCGGACGGCTCTACCTCGCCCTGTGGAACCGGCTGCCCCTCGCGGCCGTGACCGTGAGCGGGGACGAGGAACTCGCCCGGCTGTGGCGCGAGACGTCCGCGATCACCTGGTCCTGAGGACACGGCGGCGACGCAGTCCACACCCCCACGGTCCCCGTCTCCGGGCCCGTCCGGGGTCAGCGGAAAGCGGTCAACCGTCGACAGTCCGCGTCAGCCGTCGCCGTCGGCCCGAGCCCGGTCGCCGTCGGCCCTCTTGCCGTCCGCCGTCAGCGAGCCGGCCGCATCAGCATCCTGGACAGCACCGCCCGCTGCAGCGGCTGCACCTCGGCATGGCGCTCGCGGCCCGCGTCCGTCAGCGCGACCCGCACTCCGCGGCGGTCCTCGCTGCACATCACGCGGTTCACCAGGCCGTCCTTCTCCAGCCGGGCGACCAGGCGTGACAAAGCGCTCTGGCTCAGATGCACTCGGGAGGCCAGCTCCTGCACCCGGTACGAGCAGCCGCCGTCCTCCGCGGACCCTTCGGCCAGCACGTCGAGGACCTCGAAGTCGCTCGCACCCAGTCCGTGCTGATGCAGCTCCCGGTCGAGCTCGCACATCGTGCGCGCGTGCAGCGCGAGCACGTCACGCCATTCGTCCACGAGCGCACGCTCGGACTTCTTCGCCGCCATGACCACACGTTAGCAGAAAACCGGCACATTGTTGCATCGGAATTAAATGCACTTGCATTCAATGCATGTGCATGTAGTGTGCTGCGCATGACCTCTCCGCTCAACGTCCCCGCATCGCAGGAACGCTGGACACCGCGGCTGTGGGGCACCCTGCTCGTGCTCTGCGCCGCGATGTTCCTCGACGCCCTCGATGTCTCGATGGTCGGCGTCGCCCTGCCCTCCATCGCCACCGACCTCGGCCTGTCCACCTCGTCCCTCCAGTGGATCGTCAGCGGCTACATCCTGGGCTACGGCGGACTGCTGCTCCTCGGTGGCCGCGCGGCCGATCTGCTCGGCAGGCGCCGGGTCTTCCTCATCGCGCTCGCCGTCTTCGCGCTCGCCTCCCTGCTGGGCGGGCTCGTCGACTCCGGGCCGCTGCTGATCGCGAGCCGCTTCATCAAGGGCCTGAGCGCCGCCTTCACCGCGCCCGCCGGCCTCTCCATCATCACCACGACCTTCAAGGAGGGCCCGCAGCGCAACCGGGCCCTGTCGATCTACACCACCTGCGCCGCCACCGGCTTCTCCATGGGCCTGGTGCTGTCCGGCCTCCTCACCGAAGTGAGCTGGCGGCTCACGATGCTGCTGCCCGCGCCGATCGCCCTGATCGCGCTGCTCGTGGGCATCAGGCTGATCCCGCGAAGCAGCCGTGAGGACTCCGGCAAGGGCTACGACGTCCCGGGCGCCGTCACGGGTACGGCCGCGATGCTCCTGCTGGTCTTCACCGTCGTCCAGGCGCCCGAGGTGGGCTGGGCCTCGGCCCGTACGCTGCTGTCGTTCCTCGCCGCGGCCGCGCTGCTCACGGCCTTCGTCACGATCGAACGCCGCAGCTCGCACCCGCTGATCCGGCTGGGCGTGCTGCGCTCGGGCAGCCAGATCCGGGCCAATCTGGGTGCCGCGTTCTTCTTCGGCTCGTACGTCGGCTTCCAGTTCCTCGTCACGCAGTACATGCAGTCGCTGCTCGGCTGGTCGGCGCTGCAGACGGCGCTGGCCTTCCTCCCCGCGGGTGCGCTGGTGGCGCTCTCCTCGACGAAGATCGGCTCGGTGGTGGACCGGTTCGGCACGCCGAGGGTGATCGCCATCGGATTCTCGCTGCTCGTGATCGCCTACGCGCTCTTCCTCCGGATCGATCTGTCGCCTGCCTACGCCACGGTGATCCTGCCGTCGATGCTGCTGCTCGGCGCGGCGTGCGCCCTCGTCTTCCCCTCGCTCAACATCCAGGCCACCAACGGGGTGGAGGACCACGAGCAGGGCATGGTCTCCGGACTGCTGAACACGTCGATCCAGGTCGGTGGGGCGATCTTCCTCGCCGTCGTCACCGCGGTGATCACGGCGGGAGGCGACGCGGGCAGCTCGCCGCAGCAGGTGCTGGACAGCTTCCGTCCCGGCCTCGTGGTGGTCACCGTCATCGCGGCGGCGGGTCTGCTCATCACCCTCGCGGGGCTGCGTTCGCGGCGCGCCGCGCAGAGCGGACGGACGGTCCTGGTCGCGAGGTCCGCACCGGACCACGAGTCCGGGCTCCGGACGCGGCACGAGCCCCGGTCGGAGGAGGTCTCGGTCGGCGACTGACTCAGGGCGGCCCACACAGGGCGACCGACACAGGGCAACTGACACAGGTCGACCGACGCAGGCGCTCAGGACGACGACGACACGGTGGCGGTGGCGGTGCGGGGATGGTTGCCCGTGCCGCCACCGTCCTGTGACACTCGCAGCCATGGGGGAACGCACACAGGCGGACCGGGACGCGAGCACCGTCGAGACCGGATACGCGCTGCTGAGCGCGGCGTTCGCGGCCGCGGTGGTCTTCGGCGTGATCGCCGGGCCCAAGCTGATGTTCGTGATGCCGTACGCCGTCGAACGCGGTCTGCTGGTCGCGGGGGCGGCCGCCGCCGCCCTGGTCTTCCCGGTGCGAGTGGTGACCGTGCTGCGCCGCTTCTCACGCACACGGGGCCGAGCGGATCGGCCGGATCAGCCGAGCCACCCGGGCCGCACCAGCCCGGACTCATAGGCCAGCACGACCAGTTGGGCCCGGTCGCGCGCGCCGAGCTTCACCATCGTCCTGCTGACGTGCGTCTTCGCGGTGAGCGGGCTGACCACGAGCTGGCGGGCGATCTCCTCGTTCGACAGCCCGATCCCCACCAGGGCCATCACCTCCCGCTCGCGCTCCGTGAGTTCGGCGAGCGCCTCGGCCCCGGCGGGTTCCTTGGAGCGGGCGGCGAACTCGGCGATGAGCCGGCGCGTCACCCCGGGCGAAAGGAGCGCGTCGCCGTCCACCACCGCCCGTACCGCGCGGAGCAGTTCCTCGGGCTCGGTGTCCTTCACCAGGAACCCGGACGCTCCCGAGCGGATGGCCTCGAAGACGTACTCGTCCAGCTCGAAGGTGGTCAGCATGACGACCTTCACGCCCTCCAGCGCCGCGTCCTCGGTGATGCGCCGCGTGGCGGCGAGTCCATCGAGGAGCGGCATGCGGATGTCCATCAGCACGACGTCCGGCCTGAGTTCGGCGACGTTGCGCACCGCCTCCTCGCCGTCCGCGGCCTCGCCGGCGACCTCGATGTCCGGCTGGGCGTCGAGCAGCGCCCGGAAGCCGGCCCGTACGAGCGACTGGTCATCGGCGAGCAGTACCCGGATCACGGTGTCTCCCTCGATGCCTTCGATGCCTCAGGTGCCTTCGCTGCCTTTGATGCCTTCGATGCCTGAAGTGCCTTCGATACCTTCGCTGCCTCGTTCATCAGCTGCGGTCGACCGGCAGACCGGCGTGGACCTGGAAGCCCCCGTCCGGGCGCGGGCCCGCCTCGATCGTGCCACCGAGCGCGGCGGCACGCTCCCGCATCCCGACCAGTCCGCGGCCGCTGCCGCCCTGGTGCCCTCCGGTGGCGGGCCCGTCGTCGTCGATCCTGAGATCGACGCGGCCGGACGCGTACCCGATACGGACCCGGGCCGTGCGGGCGCCCGAGTGGCGTACCACGTTGGTGAGCGCCTCCTGAATGATCCGGAAGGCGGCGAGGTCCACGCCGGGCGGGAGCGCGGTCCGGGTTCCCTCGGTGCCGACCTCGACCGTGAGCCCGGCCCCGGCGGCCTGCTCGACGAGTTCGGGTAGCCGGTCCAGACCGGGTGCGGGTGCCCGGGGCGCGTCGCCGGGCGTGCGGAGGGTGTCCAGGACCTGCCGGACCTCGCCGAGTGCCTCCTTGCTGGCCGTCTTGATGGTGGTGAGGGCGGTACGGGCCTGCTCGGGATCGGAGTCGAGCAGCGCGAGGCCGACCCCGGCCTGCACATTGATGACGGAGATGGAGTGGGCGAGAACGTCATGGAGTTCCCGGGCGATGCGGAGCCGTTCCTCGTCCGTGCGGCGCTTCTCCGCCGCCGCCCGTTCGGCGCGTTCGCGGGCCCACTGCTCCCTGCGTACGCGCGTCAGCTCGGCGGCCGCGACGATCGCGGCGACCCACGCCGCACCCACCAGCTCCCCGCCCCACGGAGCGGCCCGGTCGTCGCCCGGGGGCAGATACGCGTAGAGCCAGTGCGCGATGAGGAGATGCCCCACCCAGAGCAGGCCGACGGCGCCCCAGGCCGCGTACCGGTGCCCTGCCACGAGGGCGGCGAACACGCCGACCGCGAAGGTGACGAAGACCGGCCCGTACGGATACCCCGCGCCGATGTAGACGAGCGTGACCACCGCCAGCGCGTACACCACGGCGACGGGGTGTCTGCGGCGCATCAGCAGGATCGCGGGCCCGGCGAGCAGCAGCGTGCGGGCCAGGGCGTCGAGGGGCTCGCGGTCGGGCTGGTTCTCGGCCGCGAAGCCCGTACCCACCATCACGAAGACGGCGACGAGGAGGCTGGACAGCCAGGGCACTCGCGTTCCGCCCCACCGGTCCGTTCCGTTCCAACGGCCCGGTCCGTGACGCCACCACGGCGGTTCGCCATGCGCCCACGGCGGTCCGCCGTGCAACCAGGGCGGACCGCCGTGCATCCAGGGCGGACCGCCGTGGGGGCGGGTGCGCTGCTCGTCCATACCGGTCACGCTAGACCCGGCCGGCGCCGGTGGGCGTCAGCCGTGCGCGGTGATCACGCGTACTCCCTGTGGAGTACGCCGGCGGAGCCGGCCGGAGCGAGACCCGCGTCGCGGCCGATGCGGGCGACGGACTGGGCGAAGAAGGTGTCCCGGTCCTCCACGATCTTGGTGAACTGCCCGAACAGTTCGAAGGAGATCAGCCCGAAGACCTGTGACCAGGCGGCCACCAGGGACGCGACGAGCGCCGGGGGCAGATCGGCCGCGAGGCCGGCCGCCATCCGCTCCGCCTCGGGGCGCAGTTCGGCGGCCAGCGGTGGCGGTGCGACGCCGGGACCGCGGTGGGCGTCCCGGGCGACGGTGATGAGGGTGAGCCCGACGCGGGAGGCGGGCGCGATGGTCGTCTGCGGGGCGGCGTAACCGGGCACGGGCGAGCCGTAGATGAGGGCGTACTCGTGGGGGTGGGCGAGCGCCCAGGACCGCACGGCGGTGCAGACGGCTGTCCAGCGCTCGACCGGGTCGGCGTCGGCCGGGCCCGCGGCCCCTTCGGCTGCGGCGCCCACGGAGTCGTAGGCGTCGACGATGAGCGC includes:
- a CDS encoding nitronate monooxygenase, whose amino-acid sequence is MASPLDALGVDNPVLAAPMAGGPSTPALVAAAAGASGLGFLAGGYKTPDALAEQITEVRDQGVTFGVNLFAPNPLPVDPGAFRRYAATIAPEARAYGLDARAAGIVEDDDHWTDKIDLLLAEPVPVVSFTFGIPDAAVIAALRAAGTLVVLTVTSPAEARLAAGAGADALAVQASAAGGHSGTLTPQHVPAPVPLTDLLRRIRETVSLPLFAAGGLATPAGVAGALRAGAEAVMVGTVLLRADEAGTSRPHRAALADPTRHRTVVTRAFTGRPARALSNRFTDHYGGLAPSGYPALHHLTRPIRQAAASAGDAERINLWAGTGYRHAIAEPAARILRRLASHV
- a CDS encoding TetR/AcrR family transcriptional regulator — protein: MGRTSDAREKIISAAQSLIELRGYSALGVAEICKTAGVPKGSFYYFFESKEALALTVLDEHWVGQRREWTRVLGGDAAPLERLRQLFEETEASQRAGQQSCGTVSGCLFGNLTLELSNQTEAIRERLQEIFDAQVGMVESVVAEARERGEVAVADPREAARSVVAQLEGQVLFAKLYNNTSQLSVLWANCLALLGARTPQEVAAEA
- a CDS encoding SgcJ/EcaC family oxidoreductase is translated as MHEVLRRWKAAFDGHQPDSMAGLFTPDALFQGFGPTVLTGPDAVRGYYEAVPAGRRADVTVLHTYTVGEQVAGGFAAVTFGDAHGWEARVHLSLVLRRDDGDWRIRQYHVSRVDTEHSDLSR
- a CDS encoding ROK family protein; protein product: MNGKVTSTRTKLERGRSALGPALELVHTGRAPTRAVLTAELGVTRATAGAVAAELEALGLIRVDSRPGAAAGSQGRPSHRLAVDDAGPVALAAQVHADGFRAALVGLGGTIVATAPGCVTVSADPAQVLGEVVDAGAALLRATGRRCVGAGLAVPSAVAEPEGTALNPLHLAWPAGAPVRDIFAERVRAAGVMGPAFTGNDVNLAALAEHRHGAGRGAQHLLCVATGHRGVGGALVLDGRLHTGSSGLALEVGHLTVNPEGRPCHCGSRGCLDVEADPLAFLTAAGRDPGPEVSLLQQSRDLLGTEYGDPSVRAAAEELIDRLGLGLAGLVNILNPDRIILGGLHRELLDADPERLRAVVADRSLWGRSGSVPILPCTLDHNSLVGAAELAWQPVLDDPLSAVPQPVS
- a CDS encoding MFS transporter is translated as MPLLNKPDTAHSLTRLRAALTVFFALDGFLFAGWVVRIPAIKQQTGASASDLGLALLGVSAGAVVTMTLTGRLCRRFGSHPLTVAAAVLLCLSIALPAQTHSSLTLGLVLLVFGAAYGGINVAMNSAAVDLVAALRRPVMPSFHAAFSLGGMIGAGLGGLVAAGLSPAAHLFALTGIGLLVTAAAGPVLLRHPSPAAPGRSASTADAPAAGPARLSGRTRRLVALFGVIALCTAYGEGALADWGALHLEQDLGAHAGVAAAGYSLFALAMTAGRLSGTTLLERLGQTRTLVAGGATAAVGMLLGALAPTVWLALLGFAVTGLGLANIFPVAVARAGALAGPSGVAAASTLGYGGMLLGPPAIGFLADWFSLPVALTTVAMLAAAAALIGYAARKAPAGPAAPAGTGQAPIQQSQAERDRSGQAHRREHAH
- a CDS encoding SCO4225 family membrane protein, whose translation is MSSRRRLPGLVRLTFAHPASRAYLAVVVATAVFVAVDSLFVRHEDASLAGVWLFLLAAPTVFVFLMAGSLFGDAVIGSVWFLYPALVLSVLIQSLALGLFVRLLRGGRHSAHPQGA
- a CDS encoding maleylpyruvate isomerase family mycothiol-dependent enzyme, which encodes METAELIKSLVREGQLLAGAADEAGPDLAVPTCPGWRVRDLLRHTGMVHRWATAFVAEGHTEYRPDSGEPDLDGDELLEWFREGHGLLVAALAEAPDDLKCWSFLPAPSPLAFWARRQAHETAVHRVDAESALGEPGPVAARFAADGVDELLCAFHARRNSRVRTAVPRVLRVRATDTDDVWTVRLSEEPARADRTGEGLADCELSGPAGRLYLALWNRLPLAAVTVSGDEELARLWRETSAITWS
- a CDS encoding MarR family winged helix-turn-helix transcriptional regulator; the protein is MAAKKSERALVDEWRDVLALHARTMCELDRELHQHGLGASDFEVLDVLAEGSAEDGGCSYRVQELASRVHLSQSALSRLVARLEKDGLVNRVMCSEDRRGVRVALTDAGRERHAEVQPLQRAVLSRMLMRPAR
- a CDS encoding MFS transporter, whose product is MTSPLNVPASQERWTPRLWGTLLVLCAAMFLDALDVSMVGVALPSIATDLGLSTSSLQWIVSGYILGYGGLLLLGGRAADLLGRRRVFLIALAVFALASLLGGLVDSGPLLIASRFIKGLSAAFTAPAGLSIITTTFKEGPQRNRALSIYTTCAATGFSMGLVLSGLLTEVSWRLTMLLPAPIALIALLVGIRLIPRSSREDSGKGYDVPGAVTGTAAMLLLVFTVVQAPEVGWASARTLLSFLAAAALLTAFVTIERRSSHPLIRLGVLRSGSQIRANLGAAFFFGSYVGFQFLVTQYMQSLLGWSALQTALAFLPAGALVALSSTKIGSVVDRFGTPRVIAIGFSLLVIAYALFLRIDLSPAYATVILPSMLLLGAACALVFPSLNIQATNGVEDHEQGMVSGLLNTSIQVGGAIFLAVVTAVITAGGDAGSSPQQVLDSFRPGLVVVTVIAAAGLLITLAGLRSRRAAQSGRTVLVARSAPDHESGLRTRHEPRSEEVSVGD
- a CDS encoding DUF6332 family protein, whose amino-acid sequence is MGERTQADRDASTVETGYALLSAAFAAAVVFGVIAGPKLMFVMPYAVERGLLVAGAAAAALVFPVRVVTVLRRFSRTRGRADRPDQPSHPGRTSPDS